The nucleotide sequence CCACGTACGTCCGCTCGAGCTCGCCCGGTTGGCGGCCGATGGTCGGCGCCGACTCCCGGGTCACCACGCCCACGGTGCGGCCGTGGTGGCGTACCGGGATGCACAGCTCGCGCACCGGCTCCCGAGACGCTTCGCTGGTCACCTCACCGTCGATGATGGCGTCCAACTCGAAGCAGCGCGACACGAGGGGTCGCTCCGCGGCGCTGAGCGTGCGACCGACCCAGTCGCTGCGGTAGAGGGTCTGGCCGGTGGTGGGCCGGATCTGCCCCAGCACGATCAGCCCCCGCCCTTCGGCACCCGGCACGTGCTCGACCTCCGCGAAGAGCATCAGGTCGGCGAAGCAGAGATCGGCGAGCAGCCCCCAGGACGCGACCAGCCGCTGCAGGTGATCGATGTCGGCGGCGGTGAGCGACGTGTGGAACCGGGCGAGCTCCGCGAGGCTGGCCATAGGCCAGCCAGTCTGCCGCAGGTGGCGGCGATCAGGCGCCGGGATCCGCCGGCTCGGTGCCGGCCCGGGCTGCCTTCACCGCCTCGATCTGGGCTTCGCTGATCTCCCAGCGGAACAGGCAGGTGGGGCAGTGCAGCTGCATCACCCGCTGGACGAGATCCAGCCGGTCGATGTAACCCCACGCTTCACACCGGGGGCAGAGCGTGGGCAACCCCCACTCCAGGTTGCCGGGCGGGAGCGGATCGCGCAGGTCGACGACCGCTTCGTCCGTGAGGGGCGCGGACGACTCGGGTCGGGTCGATCCCGACTTCCCGGTCCGCGGGCGTCGCCGGAACGACGGCATGGACGCATCCTACTCCTCCAGCGACTCAGCGCCAGATGGCCTCACCAAGCCGCGTCAGGCCCACGATGTCGAAGATGTCCTGGTCGAAGTACGGGGCCGACGCCACGATCTCCGGCACCCGACCCAGCTCCTTCCGCTGCTCCGCCTCCCGGCTGGCGACGATCCGGTAGTTGACGAAGCTCTCCCCGATCTCGCGCAGCACCCGCTCCACGTCAGCTGCGTCGCCGAGCCCGTCGGCCAGCTCCGCAGCGATGGGCCCAGCCTTGCGGCACAGGGTCTCGGCCGACGCCATCGCCGCGTCGTCGAGCAGGTATGAGGGAAGCACCTTGTTGAGCACCAACGCGCCGAGGTGCAGCGCGCGGCTGTCGAGGGCCTGGATGAAGAACTCGGCCTCCCGCACCGGCGCCTCCTCCAGGGTGCTGACCACCACGAAGGTGGTGCGCCGATCGGCGAGGGTGCGGGTGACCGCCTCGGCCCGCTCCACGAAGCCGTCGTACATCGTCTGGAAGAGGATGAAGAACTCGGCGATGTCCTCCAGGAACTGCGAGCCCAGGATGCGGTCGGCGATGGTGTAGAAGGGCCGGGATGCCGCATTGATCAGGCGTGAGCGGTACGGGGTGATGAGCCAGCGCAGGAGACGGCTGCTGAAGAAGTCCGCCATCCGCTCGGGAGCTTCGAGGAAGTCGATGGCGTTGCGGGTGGGAGGGGTGTCGATGACGATGAGGTCGTAGCGACCCGAGGAGTGGATCTCGTACAGCCGCTCCATGGCGATGTAGTCGTGGCTCTGCACGAACTTGCCGGTGATGTTCTGGTAGAGGGGGTTGGCCAGGATGGCGTCTCGGGTCTGCGGGTCGGGGGCATGGGTGCGCACCAGCGAGTCCCAGGACTCCTTGGTGTCGAGCATCGCCGCCCACAGCTCGCCCCGGGGGGCCACCCCCGCTTCGGTCAGCAGCTCCTGGGGGACCGGCCTCTCGACGTTGCCGAACCGTTCGAGGCCCAGCGCGTTGGCCAGGCGCTTGGCCGGATCGACCGTGAGGACCAGCACCTTGCCTCCGATGTGGGTCGCGGCCATCGCCCCGAGAGCCGCGGCGGTGGTGGTCTTGCCCACCCCACCCGATCCGCAGGTCACGACGATCTCCCGGGAGGCGAGCAACTGCTCGAGGGTCCCCGCCCGATCGCCGGGAGATCGGCTCGCCATCCGGGCCATCAGTACCCCAGCTCCGCGCCGAGCGCGTCGGCGACGTTGTGGGTGGCCCGCACCCCGTGGGTCCGGGTGAACAGGTACGGCACGTAGTACAAGGGCACGCCCCCGGGCAGCTCGGAGCGCAACCGGGTGATGTGCTCGGCGCGGGTCCGCCGCAGCGTCACCGCCAGCTCGGCCCCGGCGAGCACGGGCTCGACGGGGCCACCCACCGCGGCCTCGAGCGCCGCCACCCGCTCCGGCTCGCGCAGGGCGCGGAAGATCT is from Rhabdothermincola sediminis and encodes:
- a CDS encoding ArsA family ATPase, with amino-acid sequence MASRSPGDRAGTLEQLLASREIVVTCGSGGVGKTTTAAALGAMAATHIGGKVLVLTVDPAKRLANALGLERFGNVERPVPQELLTEAGVAPRGELWAAMLDTKESWDSLVRTHAPDPQTRDAILANPLYQNITGKFVQSHDYIAMERLYEIHSSGRYDLIVIDTPPTRNAIDFLEAPERMADFFSSRLLRWLITPYRSRLINAASRPFYTIADRILGSQFLEDIAEFFILFQTMYDGFVERAEAVTRTLADRRTTFVVVSTLEEAPVREAEFFIQALDSRALHLGALVLNKVLPSYLLDDAAMASAETLCRKAGPIAAELADGLGDAADVERVLREIGESFVNYRIVASREAEQRKELGRVPEIVASAPYFDQDIFDIVGLTRLGEAIWR